Proteins from one Hemiscyllium ocellatum isolate sHemOce1 chromosome 30, sHemOce1.pat.X.cur, whole genome shotgun sequence genomic window:
- the LOC132829851 gene encoding protein eva-1 homolog B-like, with translation MDIPKAEVTLLTNSIQAYMQIKSNPEKAALYFITGVCFGLVLTLCLLVIRISCHTRTAASPPAKKKVEEGSEEEDEEEDEDEEEEGDSVLPTTTDLTLGNHTQPHTSSNVNVFTSAEELERAQLLEERERIIREIWRSGQPDILGSGCHQFEMELMPNGGQREHRTWSPTSEGKY, from the exons ATGGATATTCCAAAGGCAGAGGTGACCCTCCTCACTAACAGCATCCAGGCATACATGCAAATCAAAT CAAACCCAGAAAAGGCTGCCTTATACTTCATCACTGGGGTGTGTTTTGGCCTGGTGCTGACTCTCTGCCTGTTGGTAATCCGAATATCATGCCATACTCGCACAGCTGCTTCCCCGCCAGCCAAGAAGAAGGTCGAGGAAGGCAGCGAAGAAGAggatgaggaggaagatgaggacgaggaggaggagggagacagCGTGTTGCCCACGACGACAGACCTGACCCTGGGCAACCACACCCAGCCCCACACCAGCTCCAACGTGAACGTCTTCACTTCGGCCGAGGAACTGGAGCGCGCCCAGCTGCTGGAAGAGCGGGAGCGCATCATCCGTGAGATTTGGCGAAGTGGGCAGCCGGATATTCTGGGCAGCGGCTGCCATCAGTTTGAAATGGAGCTGATGCCCAATGGAGGTCAGAGAGAACACCGAACCTGGAGCCCGACCTCAGAGGGCAAGTACTAG